In a single window of the Dreissena polymorpha isolate Duluth1 chromosome 3, UMN_Dpol_1.0, whole genome shotgun sequence genome:
- the LOC127871623 gene encoding uncharacterized protein LOC127871623: protein MSFKYLQDGYAMAASEIPSLEKGTDEEDAKNCFACMESKLNSEAGLFCKDCTHFYCSSCVNKHDIFFQRHKLSCDYDTDKRGMIGASAKANMSENCEKIQLITVSKFTSKTSEYVSAQDCPTAENILRKCDMHPSQDLIAVCEEKGLLCCSICMADHSGCKHDDLSLVAKGCQQVPAFSNLPFELKDMLSLLENTMLELSEEMELFDRNADAVKKNIQDCSYMIARLINNLQGQTCNDVETINTSRARELLAKKKSCESLHFKLESISNVVAVSTVDDTTAFIGHTKGNSLLYRARSLIREIEGRLRCGIKFHADTEIHEMLSKKQFFGAVESFELTFAEASKSEENITMDYSWF, encoded by the exons ATGTCTTTCAAATATTTACAAG ACGGCTACGCTATGGCTGCGAGTGAAATACCAAGCCTTGAGAAAGGTACTGACGAGGAGGATGCAAAAAACTGTTTTGCGTGCATGGAAAGCAAACTTAATTCAGAGGCAGGGCTATTCTGCAAGGACTGTACACATTTCTATTGTAGCAGCTGCGTAAATAAGCacgacattttttttcaaagacatAAACTATCATGTGATTATGACACAGACAAAAGGGGAATGATTGGTgcgtctgcaaaggctaatatgtcaGAGAATTGTGAGAAAATCCAGCTTATTACAGTGTCTAAGTTTACGTCGAAGACAAGCGAATATGTGTCCGCACAGGATTGCCCGACCGCCGAGAACATCCTTAGAAAATGTGATATGCACCCATCACAGGATTTGATTGCAGTCTGTGAAGAAAAAGGGTTATTATGTTGCAGCATTTGCATGGCAGATCACAG CGGTTGCAAACACGATGACCTGTCACTTGTAGCGAAGGGATGTCAACAGGTTCCAGCGTTTTCGAACCTGCCATTCGAATTAAAAGATATGTTATCATTATTGGAAAACACAATGCTTGAACTTTCCGAAGAGATGGAACTCTTTGACCGTAATGCGGACGCGGTTAAGAAGAATATACAGGATTGCAGTTATATGATCGCTCGCCTTATCAACAATCTGCAAGGCCAAACATGTAATGATGTCGAAACAATAAACACTTCCAGAGCAAGGGAACTTCTAGCTAAAAAGAAAAGCTGTGAAAGCCTCCATTTCAAGTTAGAATCTATTTCAAATGTCGTTGCGGTGAGCACAGTTGATGACACAACAGCGTTTATTGGCCATACAAAGGGAAATTCGCTTTTATATCGTGCTAGATCGCTAATAAGAGAAATTGAAGGCAGATTGAGATGCGGTATTAAATTTCACG CTGATACTGAAATCCATGAGATGTTGTCGAAAAAGCAATTCTTTGGAGCAGTCGAAAGCTTTGAGCTGACGTTCGCAGAAGCGAGTAAATCAGAGGAAAACATAACAATGGATTATTCCTGGTTTTGA